CTGTGTGGTAGAGTATGGCACAGACCAGCAGGACAGGGGACCGGAAATGCGCAGGCCACGGGACATTGATGCGGAACTGAAGGCGCTTCAGGAAAAGGCGAAGCAGCTTAAGGCGCAACGGACCCTCCAGCTCGGCGAACTGGTCGAGGCGACGGGAGCCGATACCCTGTCGATCGAGGCGCTGGCCGGGGTGCTGCTTGCGGCTGTCGAACAGGCGGACGGCAAACCCGAAGCCGTTGCGAGGTGGACCGAACGGGGGACGGCGTTCTTTCAGGCCGGCGCAAAAAAGGGCGGTCGGAAAGGAACCGGAAACGATCAGAACGGAGCTTCTGGCGCTTGAAAGACGGATCAGGAAGCAGGCGGCCCTGATCCATCGCCATCAGGCACGAAAGGCACGCACCGACATGCGCGACTGGGCGAAGGCGCGACGGGAACGCACCCATCATCTGATCGAACTGGGCGGCCTGGTCCAGAAGGCGGGACTGGTCGATCTGACCGATGATGACCGCGCTACCCTGCTCGGGGCCTTCCTGGACATTGCGGGGCAGCTTCGGGAGGGCAGGAATACCGCGTCAGGCGACCTGAAAACACGCTGGAGGCGTGCGGGGCTTCATGCCTTCGACAGGGACCGGGAACAGGACTGACGACGCAACACGATCATCTGATCTGTCCGCTATCGAATGCAAACGAAACCCTGAACCAGAACGGGAG
The genomic region above belongs to Komagataeibacter sucrofermentans DSM 15973 and contains:
- a CDS encoding conjugal transfer protein TraD; translated protein: MSDAVLACVVEYGTDQQDRGPEMRRPRDIDAELKALQEKAKQLKAQRTLQLGELVEATGADTLSIEALAGVLLAAVEQADGKPEAVARWTERGTAFFQAGAKKGGRKGTGNDQNGASGA
- a CDS encoding conjugal transfer protein TraD, whose amino-acid sequence is MRDWAKARRERTHHLIELGGLVQKAGLVDLTDDDRATLLGAFLDIAGQLREGRNTASGDLKTRWRRAGLHAFDRDREQD